A DNA window from Hordeum vulgare subsp. vulgare chromosome 1H, MorexV3_pseudomolecules_assembly, whole genome shotgun sequence contains the following coding sequences:
- the LOC123436508 gene encoding pentatricopeptide repeat-containing protein At4g19440, chloroplastic-like, with amino-acid sequence MKPPPCPSLLLAIRRRHRHRHRQLSSSSADAVAAAEVLGTLASAPSPDAARDLDCLLRRLGDRGLASALSSLPSPLPAASALRLLHHLVSNAPSSSSHAHAHDLLTPRVSALLLPSLVADRSTMPSARRLMKRLLHLHPLHTAAAAVADASSTPSSDLLVSTFLASSARDSLRGATDAFHVLSSRGASPSVKTCNILLEALARAGQLDAARKVFAEMRDRQNVTPNAYSYTSMIKVLCRAGKVEDGLKILAELVHAGLQQCAGVVPYNLLMDGLCKSARVDEAFRLKERMEESKVTPSVVTFGILINGLARSQRFGEVGAVLQEMARLGIVPNEIIYNELIGCHCRKGHFSEAIRLFDEMLSKKMKSTAVTYNLIARALCKEGEMERAEQILEEMLLTGMAVHFGLFNSVVAGLLQRTGRLKSVVRLLNEMIIRGMRPNDSLMTACAKQLCQGGKHQEAVGIWFKMLEKGLSVNIATSNALIHGLCEGENMEGATEVLRTMVNKGLELDSITYNIMIQGCCKDNKIEEAIKLRDDMIRRGFKPNIFTFNTILHAYCILGKMEEAIHLLDQMKIEGLRPDIVSYGTIIDGYCRIKDIHKANEYLTELMTRGLEPNVVIYNALIGGYGRVGNISGAMDVLNTMKSTGIRPTKVTYCSLMHWMCHAYLVDEAKTMFEQSRENSIEVGVIGYTIMIHGFCRIGKMDEALNYFEQMRSRGIPPNKLTYTTLMYAYCKSGNNEEASKLFDEMLSSGIAPDSVSYNTLVTGFSQVDPLDKATELPAEISNVLTQNDCLYNELVNRITTPSCQKEATSSE; translated from the coding sequence ATGAAACCACCACCCTgtccctctctcctcctcgccatccgccgccgccaccgccaccgccaccgccagctCTCCTCGTCCTCTGCTGACGCCGTGGCCGCAGCCGAGGTTCTGGGGACGCTCGCCAGCGCCCCTTCACCTGACGCGGCGCGCGACCTGGATTGTCTACTCCGCCGCCTGGGCGACCGCGGTCTGGCATCCGCCCTCTCATCCCTTCCCTCCCCTCTCCCTGCGGCGTCCGCCCTCCGGCTCCTTCACCACCTTGtttccaacgctccctcctcctccagccACGCCCATGCCCACGACCTCCTGACCCCCCGCGTCTCCgcgctcctcctcccctccctcgtgGCCGATCGCTCCACGATGCCCTCCGCTCGCCGCCTAATGAAACGCCTCCTACATCTCCACCCCCTCCACACTGCCGCAGCGGCTGTGGCCGACGCCTCCTCCACTCCCTCATCGGATTTACTCGTCAGCACCTTCCTCGCCTCCTCCGCACGCGACTCCCTCAGGGGTGCCACGGACGCCTTCCATGTGCTCTCCTCCCGGGGCGCTTCCCCCTCCGTTAAGACCTGCAATATACTCCTTGAAGCTCTTGCACGCGCTGGCCAGCTTGACGCCGCTCGCAAGGTGTTTGCTGAAATGCGTGATCGCCAGAACGTCACTCCGAATGCATACTCATATACCTCTATGATCAAGGTCCTCTGCAGGGCTGGAAAGGTGGAAGACGGTTTGAAGATACTTGCAGAGCTAGTCCATGCTGGGCTCCAGCAATGTGCTGGTGTAGTGCCATACAATTTGCTGATGGATGGACTTTGCAAGAGTGCAAGAGTAGACGAGGCTTTTCGGTTGAAGGAGAGGATGGAGGAGAGCAAGGTGACCCCGAGCGTGGTCACCTTTGGCATTCTGATCAATGGTCTTGCAAGAAGTCAGCGTTTTGGGGAGGTTGGTGCAGTGTTGCAGGAAATGGCTCGGTTAGGAATCGTCCCAAATGAGATTATTTACAATGAGCTTATTGGTTGCCATTGTAGGAAGGGGCATTTCTCAGAAGCAATCAGGTTGTTTGATGAAATGCTCTCAAAGAAGATGAAGTCAACAGCAGTGACTTACAACTTGATTGCTAGAGCTCTATGCAAGGAAGGGGAGATGGAGCGTGCTGAGCAGATATTGGAGGAGATGTTATTGACTGGGATGGCAGTTCATTTTGGTTTGTTCAATTCGGTGGTTGCAGGGCTTCTCCAAAGGACTGGAAGATTGAAGTCTGTGGTAAGGCTTCTAAATGAAATGATTATAAGGGGTATGCGACCAAATGATTCTCTCATGACAGCTTGTGCGAAGCAGCTTTGCCAGGGCGGAAAACACCAAGAAGCAGTTGGAATTTGGTTTAAGATGTTGGAGAAAGGTTTATCTGTCAATATTGCAACTTCCAATGCATTGATTCATGGGCTTTGTGAGGGGGAGAACATGGAAGGAGCTACTGAGGTTCTAAGGACCATGGTTAATAAGGGGCTTGAACTGGATAGCATCACTTATAACATAATGATTCAAGGTTGCTGCAAAGACAATAAAATAGAGGAAGCAATTAAACTCCGTGATGACATGATCAGAAGAGGGTTTAAGCCTAATATTTTCACGTTTAATACTATACTACATGCGTATTGCATTTTGGGTAAAATGGAAGAGGCCATTCACCTGCTGGATCAGATGAAAATTGAGGGACTTCGGCCAGATATAGTGTCATATGGCACTATAATAGATGGATATTGTAGAATAAAGGATATTCATAAAGCAAATGAATATTTGACTGAATTGATGACCCGTGGATTAGAACCAAATGTAGTAATCTACAATGCACTTATTGGTGGTTATGGTAGAGTTGGTAACATTTCTGGTGCAATGGATGTCCTTAACACTATGAAGTCTACTGGCATAAGACCAACTAAGGTAACTTACTGTAGTCTTATGCACTGGATGTGCCATGCTTATCTTGTTGACGAGGCgaagaccatgtttgagcaaagcaGAGAAAACAGCATTGAGGTGGGAGTAATTGGCTACACAATTATGATACATGGTTTTTGCAGAATAGGAAAAATGGATGAAGCTCTGAATTATTTTGAGCAAATGCGGTCCAGGGGTATACCTCCAAACAAGCTTACTTATACCACTCTGATGTATGCCTATTGTAAATCTGGTAATAACGAAGAAGCCTCCAAGCTTTTTGATGAGATGTTGAGCTCAGGAATTGCTCCTGATAGCGTTTCTTACAATACACTAGTTACTGGGTTCTCTCAAGTGGATCCATTGGACAAGGCTACAGAACTGCCTGCTGAAATATCAAATGTTTTGACACAGAATGATTGTTTGTACAATGAATTAGTTAATAGAATAACCACTCCTTCGTGCCAGAAAGAAGCTACTTCCAGTGAATGA